In the Drosophila teissieri strain GT53w chromosome 3R, Prin_Dtei_1.1, whole genome shotgun sequence genome, TGCATCATGGCATTCCTCCAGCTTGCgtatgttgctgttgtgggtGGGCAGACGCATAGCCGCAGTTGGTTTCTTACTGTTAGCGCTGATCACGGGAGTCGTGGCCTCGAACACATCATCGTCCAGCTGATCGTCcggctcctcctgctgctgctgttgcctcTGATTGGCAACTgcggccgctgctgctgccgctgccttgGCATCGTTCATTGAGCAGTTGAGTGGTTTGCCCGGCGAGCTTAGTGGGGCGGGCACAATCAGatgattgttgttgtggttcaGCGGCATCTGGGGTGgtgactgttgctgctgctgctgttgttgaagctgctgatgctgttgctgttgcatcaTGACGACATTGTAACTGCCGGCCGATGTGGTTAGCGTCGGAGTGACCGGAGCTGGGGACGCCTTGCTCATAGGCGTCATATGCGGTAAAATCTTGTACCAGGGCGCATTGTAGCCTACAAATATGGGAGGTTATTGGTATTTAATAGTACACAATGAGTATCTTGCCTATAATCAAgcaaatttaacatttataaatttattaggATATGCAACTTATGCAACTTAGAACAACTTACCGTTTTTTGGCAGCATCTTGTCCTGCCCCATTGAAGCTATTGATGCCGCTGTTGAGGTGGGCGTGTTTGGCTGGTGAAATGAAACCGTTGTTGGTGGCAGCGGCACCGATAGCTGAGTGGCGTCCACAATTACGGGATGAAAAGTCTGTCCGCCGGACACAACTACATGTGGATgtgactgctgctgttgctgctgatgttgctgctggctgcttgAAATGCGTATAACGCTGGTGGCATGGCCCacgttgttgtggctgctgctgctgccgctggtgGCTGGTGCCGATGGggctggcaaactggcaggtggcggtggaggcggttggtggtggtggtgctgatgcAGTGGGTGCTGCTGCGGTGGGGCATGCATCACCAGCGAAACGGGCGTCGTTTGCGGCGGCAGTGGTTGAGCGCGaactgttgatgttgctggtgcCGTAGCTGCAACATGagtattgctgttgctgcccaCCTCCcagtcattgttgttgttgttgctggtgttgttattgctgctggtgttgttattgctgctgctgttgttgttggcattGTAGAGCACCGGACTGGGTGTTGTTTTCCACTTCGAGTCGAGCGGTACGGCCAcaggttgctgctgttgctgctgcgactggtTGGCAATGGGTGTGAAAAAGTTCTGCCTGTGAGTGGCGGACACATTCACCGGCGAATGGGCAATGGCATTCAAAGGAGAGGCTCCGGCATGGTTAACAGGTGAGGTGTACGAGGGCGTGGCAGATCGAGAGCTGCTCAGCGATACTGAAAAGTATGAAAGAATGGAATCAAATTTAATACTGACTTAGGAGAGCACAATCGGTAGGGGTTCGGTTATTCTTCGCTCTTTTTTGGCATTACATAAGCACTGCAGATATAGTTTGGCCCCCAGCTCAAAGTCCTGGAACGCATTCATGACGTCCTTGCGCTCCTCTTGAGCATTTCCACGGAAATCTCTCTGGCTGGCCAACCGCTGCTTAAAATACACTTTTCTGCCTTCGTCGTCGTGTTGTAGTTGTCACATTCGCTTTGTCCGCTGTATTCGCATCGCTTTGCTTTTTCCGTTCTTGCTCTTCACGTATTTTTTGTGCTCTTGACAGTTCCCACTTTTCAGCATAAATGCGGCAATCGCCGATTCTTCAACGACGTTCTTTGCAAGGGCAgtggcagcgacgtcggcagcaTAAGTCGAGCGCCGCTCTCTCCAATCTCTTTTCTCTCGCGCTCGCCATGTTTGTTTACCTGCCCTGTCGGTGTGCAGCACgcgctcgtgtgtgtgtgcgtgccagGCCGCTCTCAAgtgcatttttgttgtttaggTAAAAAGGAATCAAAGGCACAGGGCaaataacaagaaaaagagCTGgataaaagaaaagaatctgTTGCGCTTCGCACGCAgcctctgccggcgtcgcgGCCACCGCTTTGTTTCGACTCAAGTGGATGCTGCGATCGCGACTTATTTTACCTTCTGCAGGTGCTTAGGAATGCGTTCAGCCCAGCCAGTGGCGTGCAAAGGGAATCAGAAACCCCCTTGGGATACAGGGATTACAGTATTTTGAAGAGTTTACTTCTCTATACGATGGCAAACTTGATCACTCGAACTACATTAAATCTAACTTAAATCTAAACAAACATACTCCGACCAATATATTGGAGACATAAGGTAAACTATTTCGACTACGCCACTGCGAGCATCTCCCTTCGCCGCTGCGGCTGCGCAGTCGCTGCGTCTGGCGTGTAAATCACGCTGCGGTCACACTCTCAAGTGGCCAGGGTGTGGGAGCGGGAGGGCAGATCTGTCGCTCTCTCCGGCGGACAATGGAACCCTTGATTCGTTTTCGGGATCGAAATTGGAATCGGACACGACCTTTGCGCCGCAGCAGCGACACCTTTCATGAAAAGCGGCGAGGCGGACGGACAAACGACCTTTGTTGAGGTGTGTGAAAAATGGACAGGGGTCGGGAGGGAGAAAGAAAGAACTACGGCGCTGCCACAATAAAACTTTATGATATGCATTTTATGGTGAATTGGAAATGCATCGAACCAGAAAACAAGAGACAAGAAAAGGTCTCGGTCATCACGACTGGACCAAGTGCGCTAGCCTTTTCGGTAAATTAGGTAGAGTATTCGTATTATCCAAAAAAATCTGATCTGAAGTTAGCAATTATTTCAGTCTacgtaattatttattttgacacATAGAACCTTTAACTATTGTCATTATTAATAAGGGTAATTGATTAACAATAGGGCTCAAGAAGCTCACTTGATTCTacccatattttatttgtttaagccctatttttttttagaaactTTTAAAGTTTCCTAGTTAACAGCGTTCCTTTAATGCCCGAAGCTTGAAGAATAACCATTTTTAACCCATAAACATTTACGCATGGGTCAAATAAGCCTCTTTATTGATACGAATTTACTGTTCAAAAGAAGCTCGAGAGCCTTTACTTTAGGCCTgcattttatggttttataaaCGAGACTTTTTTCAGTGCCTAAGAAATCCGGTTCTGAATGAAAGACCTTTCTGTCTTCTGCATTCCGAAGAGATACCTTAATGGGGGAACTCTGTAAGAGGGGATTGGTGAAGAACGTTCCCCCAGCTAAGTAGGGTGCACAAAAGTTCTGTGGTTCCTAACCGAAatcaaagaaatattttccacaaGCGCCGTGAAAAATATCTGGCCTTGTCTCTCTAATTGCGTGAACCCAGATGTATTTACGATTGAGCCGGCGCTGCACAGAGCGAAGAGGGACGGCACGAGGGAAGGCTGGAAAGGCCAGCCTTGAAATGAATTGCTGCAAACTATGAATAAATTGTTAGAGCCCAGGTTCCAGAACGGTGTCTTAAATGCTTTTATGATGCCCTCTGCCAGATCGTAAAGAGTCAAGAGGTGTGATGGTGCCGTAGAGACTTACCCAGCATGACGGCCGCATCGGTCTCCTCCTGGTCGTAGCGACCTTTGACCCGGTAGTTGGGCGACGTCTCCGAGTCGCGAGAGGTGTCCTCATCGATCTGCGTCTTACTGCTCGATCGACTGTCactaataataaagaaacaaaatggGTGCGCAGGTTAGTTGataattatatgtatacaagATCTAAACAAATCTTAGGGCATTTGTAAAGAATCCAACAGTTGAAATTTGTAGTATTGGTTGAAATATTTGGTGTAGCCGGAATTAGAAGGTGTTGTAACAGAAACTTTCGGAGGAAATTTATTCGAAAAGACTTTTATGACGCCCATAAATATAGTGTTCTATAGTAAAGAATTCTGATGAAAGTTTAACTTTGATTTATGTATGTagtaaacatttaattggattattGCAAAGGAAATGCTCtccaaatataaattaaaacgtatactaTAATGACATTAGTTCCTTACTCCATCTTGCAAAACACGAAATGCATAAACTAATACAAGACTCATCAAAAACTGgaattacataaaaataattctCTTCAGAGGGAAAATAGAGCTCACCTGAGCAGACGACCCGGGCCCGTGGACGAGGGCAGGGCACTGTTGTTGCCCTTCTGGTTGAGGTGCCGTGAGCAGTAACCGCGTCGCTGAGATTCCTTGGTGCAGAGCATGCACAGGCGACGCCACTGCTTCCCGTTGTACTTCTTCCGCACGCCGGACTCCGACTCCACGATGTCTCCCTTCTTGAAGCGGTGCGGCGTAGTGGCCTGAGATCTGTGGATGGCACTGCCGGTTTATTAGCAAGCGGGAAAGAATAGGGGAGTTGTTATAGCAAACAGAATGGGATGACCATATAAGCACTAGAATTTTGGTCttgtgaaatatattttcgttaaTTACGAAAATCGTAAACCATGACttccgtttttattttcctaaaAAAGGATTTCCGCTCACCTTGGTGTTGCTGGATGAGATCGGGGTGTAAGCCTCTGGTCGAGAAGACTGGACGTGCTGCCGCGGCTCTGCATGCTGCTCCGCTTGCTGCAGGCGCTCATCTTCTCCGTGTCCAGGTCGCCGGCCGCTGGCGAGTATCCAATGCCGACCCTTTTGAGTTCATCGTCCGAGTCGTAGTCGTCGTAGCCCCGCGacgattgctgctgctgttgctgctgcatcttgAGGTGCTGCCCATTGCTGCACGTGGAGATCACGATGTCCGCCAGGCCGTTGTACTGCTGGGGATGCGACTGTGTCGCCTGGACCACTTGCTCCGATCCGTGGGAGGGCCCGGCGATGGGGGGTCGCGTCTGGAAAGGCGAAGTGGCCGTCGTTCGATAATACTCTTCTTGTTTCaccagttgctgctgcgcctgctgaTGGGACGTTGTGGGTGGTGCCGTGGGCAGCTTGCCATCGTAACGGGTGGCCACGAAGGTCAACGGGGTGCCGGTGGCCGCTTTCGGGTAAACGATATTGCCACTGGGCACGGCCATCGCCTCGcaagctgcagctcctgctcctgctcccgctgccGACACCTTCCGCTTGGCACTGGAAGCGGAGGCACTTGCTCCACCCGTCATTGTCAGTTCGTTGAGCTCGTCCCACCAAGGCGGCTGCAGGAGCCGTAGATCGGCTCGACGCACTACCTTGGTGGTGGGCTGTAATAATACAGGTAGTAACAGTATAAGTACAAGTAAGAACTTTTAAAGAAGTGAAAAACTTATGTACAGGAAGCACACAGATTTTagatttgaaattatttgaatatgtTCGCTTACATAAAGTAAGCAACTCgtataaaaaatcaatattcataaattccagtactatttaaaatgtataaagaaAGTTTTGCAAGCTTAATGCCCTCACCATTTCATCGCCGATCAGTTGCACGCTGTATTGCTTCGTGTTCTGGTTGATGTCAGTAATGATGCCCTCCACGTAGACGAAGCTTCCAGAGCCACGTCCTTCTACCCGTTGGCGCACGCAGACACGGGCATCGAGCGTAATCTAATCGAGAAAGAGAAAAAGGCCTTTACAATATGGGGCGAGAAAAGACACACTATTTGGGGTACTCACATCCGCCATGGGCGGGCTGGCATCGAGTATCACATGGTTACGACCCTGGTGCAACACATCCGTATATAGCAGTAATCCCAAATCGGTGGAATCGAATTCCACGAGTATTGAGTCGGGAGACGCCTCCTGGGCGTGGCGTATTACCCCGGGAGCATAGTTATTCTGGATTTTGGCTAGGACACGCGTGTTGTTCCACTCGCTGAGATCGAGCAGGgatggctgctgttgctgctggtgttgttcCTGTACATGTTGCTGATTGTTTGAGTTAAAGCTAAAAcgttgtggttgctgttgtagctgctgctgctgctgttgctgttggtagTAGACGGCGGTTgtgggcgtgtgtgtgcgttgttGATGATTGATTGTGGCTGCGTGACTATTGTTGCCgctggcaacatgttgcttgTAAGTACTACCGCTGGCATGTTGCGGGGATGCAATGATAAtacgttgctgctgctgcttgatatcgctgctgctgttactgttgctgctgctgctacttttGTTGCCGGCGCCTGCACCGCAACTCACGATCATGCGATGCTGCTGATTACCGTTAGCCAGGCCATCGCTGTTGCCAGATGTATCGGCGGgtttctgctgcttctgcagGCTCacttgctgctggtgctgctgttggggATGCTGCTCGGTCTTGTCCAGCTCGGCTGGATCGAACTTTCGCTTCTTGGGATGCTGCCGCGGCTGaggtggttgctgttgctgaggTGTGCTGGTTGCTGCAGTTGCGCTTGTTGTCTGTAGGTGCGGCTGAAACagaacatgttgctgctgctgctggtcttGCTGCGCTGCTGTTGACTcggcggctgctgttgttgttgctgttggaaTACCGGCGATCGTAGCTCCCGTCGCTGGTATCACCATTTTGttggcggcaacaacaaatgcttgttgttgctgctgatgctgatgttgctgctgtttgtttgttatgaCATAAGTCTCGGCTGCGGCAAtagcgactgctgctgctccatgtgttgctgttgcagttgcattggCAGCGCTGAGCATCTTAGTTGTGGCAGCAACATGTGTGTGGCTTGTTCTCGGGGGGAGGACTGGGTGCAGCAGGGGTTGATTTTCCTTCGGCTTTATGGGATTGGTGTTGCTATTGCAACGGCGGTGACATCAGCAGCATCCTTCCTGCAATCGAAGCGAAAGGCgagaaaatttgttaattggGTTGACAACAGAAAACCATTAAAATCAACGACGCCGTTGTCGATGTCATTTCATAATTAGTGTAATCCGCATCCGGACAACCCTGACATCCTGCCACGATCCACAGGACTCACAGAAACTCTGGCGCCCGACGTCGGGACATAAAATTCAATCTCGGCCAACTATGGCTCTCTCTTTCCTTCTGAGCGTGTCTGTGTGAGAATTtgcgacaacgacaacggaaacattttaatttgcacaGACGTCCAGTGGTCTGGGCTGGCTTGTGGgcgatgggcgtggctgcaGCCGGCATTAAAAAGGGgtaaaaatgaatataaatgaCACTTGAAACATTTTATGCCAAAGCCACACAGACTGATGGACGTACAGTTGAACAAAAAGTCAAGACCATCCGGCTACCACAAAAACACCCCCATACACACCTAAAGAGGTGCAATTGTAGGTCCAATTGCAACCGCaccaaactttttaaattgggGCTAAAAGAAGGTATATACCAGGTTAAGCCGTGAATGGCATACACAACCACatggcaataaatatttccgaAGAGACTTCATCATCTCATTACGATTCATCCCGTAACATGTACGGATTAttggcaattttaatgaatttcgAAGTATTCTAAAATGGTTTCCATTATTTCTATGTGTACTTAAGTTTtcaatacacatttttttcgtACACATAAGTCAAGTAATATAATGTATGAAGTTCAATATACCACATCTTAATCTTCCACCTGATAAAACTTGTAGTACCCACGCTCCCCAATTAATTTCACCCAATTGTTATAGATTTTCCCAGTCCCTTTTTCGCTCTCATTTCATCAGACGAAGGGCCTCACAAAAGTCTTGCATACTTCTGGGCATGATACGTATACGACCGTTAGCCAGAGTTGCCACATCTCGGTGGCAATACGGCTTATCGCAGGAGCAACTCCTCCaatgccatttccattttcaatttgatccCCGTTTTCCATCCACAGTCCGCATCCAT is a window encoding:
- the LOC122621950 gene encoding putative transcription factor capicua isoform X1 translates to MLSAANATATATHGAAAVAIAAAETYVITNKQQQHQHQQQQQAFVVAANKMVIPATGATIAGIPTATTTAAAESTAAQQDQQQQQHVLFQPHLQTTSATAATSTPQQQQPPQPRQHPKKRKFDPAELDKTEQHPQQQHQQQVSLQKQQKPADTSGNSDGLANGNQQHRMIVSCGAGAGNKSSSSSNSNSSSDIKQQQQRIIIASPQHASGSTYKQHVASGNNSHAATINHQQRTHTPTTAVYYQQQQQQQQLQQQPQRFSFNSNNQQHVQEQHQQQQQPSLLDLSEWNNTRVLAKIQNNYAPGVIRHAQEASPDSILVEFDSTDLGLLLYTDVLHQGRNHVILDASPPMADITLDARVCVRQRVEGRGSGSFVYVEGIITDINQNTKQYSVQLIGDEMPTTKVVRRADLRLLQPPWWDELNELTMTGGASASASSAKRKVSAAGAGAGAAACEAMAVPSGNIVYPKAATGTPLTFVATRYDGKLPTAPPTTSHQQAQQQLVKQEEYYRTTATSPFQTRPPIAGPSHGSEQVVQATQSHPQQYNGLADIVISTCSNGQHLKMQQQQQQQSSRGYDDYDSDDELKRVGIGYSPAAGDLDTEKMSACSKRSSMQSRGSTSSLLDQRLTPRSHPATPSAIHRSQATTPHRFKKGDIVESESGVRKKYNGKQWRRLCMLCTKESQRRGYCSRHLNQKGNNSALPSSTGPGRLLSDSRSSSKTQIDEDTSRDSETSPNYRVKGRYDQEETDAAVMLVSLSSSRSATPSYTSPVNHAGASPLNAIAHSPVNVSATHRQNFFTPIANQSQQQQQQPVAVPLDSKWKTTPSPVLYNANNNSSSNNNTSSNNNTSNNNNNDWEVGSNSNTHVAATAPATSTVRAQPLPPQTTPVSLVMHAPPQQHPLHQHHHHQPPPPPPASLPAPSAPATSGSSSSHNNVGHATSVIRISSSQQQHQQQQQQSHPHVVVSGGQTFHPVIVDATQLSVPLPPTTVSFHQPNTPTSTAASIASMGQDKMLPKNGYNAPWYKILPHMTPMSKASPAPVTPTLTTSAGSYNVVMMQQQQHQQLQQQQQQQQSPPQMPLNHNNNHLIVPAPLSSPGKPLNCSMNDAKAAAAAAAAVANQRQQQQQEEPDDQLDDDVFEATTPVISANSKKPTAAMRLPTHNSNIRKLEECHDASDGTAGAPATSAAKRRSQSLSALQQQQQQQQQAGAAGTAAGQPANKKIRRPMNAFMIFSKKHRKMVHKKHPNQDNRTVSKILGEWWYALKPEQKAQYHELASSVKDAHFKLHPEWKWCSKDRRKSSTSTATPGGKAGGAAGTGDAKQRLVSVDGSDSLEHDMCPSTPGGSGSCGGQGMSSDLQGDIIPLTIDNYNSTCDEAPTTISMKGNGKLMKNELPSDEDEHMLVVEEEPQQPVKKLDLHCRERVNDSEMDDTPFDYRKQQPEANQRSAEEHNTSGANGQAISAPPLNGGEREITLKPKAIKAHPVLESNMLPYTQMSIYTQYTSPKNPIGVTPFQPTGGAFKSMPISPKGSGGKPEDAGSLQPHIKQEDIKQEPPSPYKLNNGSGSSAGGGVVSAPPPNSGSVGAIFNFNVPTATALSQKQFHYPMHHPHRSPTDLRAAHQACVPSSPAGMGLGHAANIATPPASAPAQIMGGGPASQKMFFAMSHPYTLLQRSHQPGTPSLEHLQLDAFAPGGYTLRNHNGLSSLPPPVSAQPTMLLHGYTPSHSAEPPARSPSYKSMPSTPKSATYLMSAPPERGMDGGMSGCASAAASGGDESDMDADGQQFILAPTPAQLGRAPLQRRKNQSQSKSESNVSFGGNLGTSNGQHISRKLHSPTMMESSSPIIGHVNSSNLSSALPTPTSSTTTPNSDEQLPLTPTTSSSNSHINQQPKSPMKGAPGSTAAALKKKNDEMNNSVLKQVDFEKKYKALPQFQPEDCQSPSAIAVPSSPRVYGTNYRKKNTAPPPVQKLMCEDDSIDEPASAPPTTTQRFFGPDFNNELKDERLAELESSDQTGRSPRTPKTPLQSARSDASEKGHRKVLETRRSLVLQLFAEHGNFPTAQATMAFQSKHSDVFPRKQDLQLKIREVRQKLLGQASCTPHSAGPNTPSDSNSSSTTLSASSTSLNMQATSAAGCHQQQHPALQPHPATKTTESDAKYK
- the LOC122621950 gene encoding putative transcription factor capicua isoform X5, with amino-acid sequence MLSAANATATATHGAAAVAIAAAETYVITNKQQQHQHQQQQQAFVVAANKMVIPATGATIAGIPTATTTAAAESTAAQQDQQQQQHVLFQPHLQTTSATAATSTPQQQQPPQPRQHPKKRKFDPAELDKTEQHPQQQHQQQVSLQKQQKPADTSGNSDGLANGNQQHRMIVSCGAGAGNKSSSSSNSNSSSDIKQQQQRIIIASPQHASGSTYKQHVASGNNSHAATINHQQRTHTPTTAVYYQQQQQQQQLQQQPQRFSFNSNNQQHVQEQHQQQQQPSLLDLSEWNNTRVLAKIQNNYAPGVIRHAQEASPDSILVEFDSTDLGLLLYTDVLHQGRNHVILDASPPMADITLDARVCVRQRVEGRGSGSFVYVEGIITDINQNTKQYSVQLIGDEMPTTKVVRRADLRLLQPPWWDELNELTMTGGASASASSAKRKVSAAGAGAGAAACEAMAVPSGNIVYPKAATGTPLTFVATRYDGKLPTAPPTTSHQQAQQQLVKQEEYYRTTATSPFQTRPPIAGPSHGSEQVVQATQSHPQQYNGLADIVISTCSNGQHLKMQQQQQQQSSRGYDDYDSDDELKRVGIGYSPAAGDLDTEKMSACSKRSSMQSRGSTSSLLDQRLTPRSHPATPSAIHRSQATTPHRFKKGDIVESESGVRKKYNGKQWRRLCMLCTKESQRRGYCSRHLNQKGNNSALPSSTGPGRLLSDSRSSSKTQIDEDTSRDSETSPNYRVKGRYDQEETDAAVMLVSLSSSRSATPSYTSPVNHAGASPLNAIAHSPVNVSATHRQNFFTPIANQSQQQQQQPVAVPLDSKWKTTPSPVLYNANNNSSSNNNTSSNNNTSNNNNNDWEVGSNSNTHVAATAPATSTVRAQPLPPQTTPVSLVMHAPPQQHPLHQHHHHQPPPPPPASLPAPSAPATSGSSSSHNNVGHATSVIRISSSQQQHQQQQQQSHPHVVVSGGQTFHPVIVDATQLSVPLPPTTVSFHQPNTPTSTAASIASMGQDKMLPKNGYNAPWYKILPHMTPMSKASPAPVTPTLTTSAGSYNVVMMQQQQHQQLQQQQQQQQSPPQMPLNHNNNHLIVPAPLSSPGKPLNCSMNDAKAAAAAAAAVANQRQQQQQEEPDDQLDDDVFEATTPVISANSKKPTAAMRLPTHNSNIRKLEECHDASDGTAGAPATSAAKRRSQSLSALQQQQQQQQQAGAAGTAAGQPANKKIRRPMNAFMIFSKKHRKMVHKKHPNQDNRTVSKILGEWWYALKPEQKAQYHELASSVKDAHFKLHPEWKWCSKDRRKSSTSTATPGGKAGGAAGTGDAKQRLVSVDGSDSLEHDMCPSTPGGSGSCGGQGMSSDLQGDIIPLTIDNYNSTCDEAPTTISMKGNGKLMKNELPSDEDEHMLVVEEEPQQPVKKLDLHCRERVNDSEMDDTPFDYRKQQPEANQRSAEEHNTSGANGQAISAPPLNGGEREITLKPKAIKAHPVLESNMLPYTQMSIYTQYTSPKNPIGVTPFQPTGGAFKSMPISPKGSGGKPEDAGSLQPHIKQEDIKQEPPSPYKLNNGSGSSAGGGVVSAPPPNSGSVGAIFNFNVPTATALSQKQFHYPMHHPHRSPTDLRAAHQACVPSSPAGMGLGHAANIATPPASAPAQIMGGGPASQKMFFAMSHPYTLLQRSHQPGTPSLEHLQLDAFAPGGYTLRNHNGLSSLPPPVSAQPTMLLHGYTPSHSAEPPARSPSYKSMPSTPKSATYLMSAPPERGMDGGMSGCASAAASGGDESDMDADGQQFILAPTPAQLGRAPLQRRKNQSQSKSESNVSFGGNLGTSNGQHISRKLHSPTMMESSSPIIGHVNSSNLSSALPTPTSSTTTPNSDEQLPLTPTTSSSNSHINQQPKSPMKGAPGSTAAALKKKNDEMNNSVLKQVDFEKKYKALPQFQPEDCQSPSAIAVPSSPRVYGTNYRKKNTAPPPVQKLMCEDDSIDEPASAPPTTTQRFFGPDFNNELKDERLAELESSDQTGRSPRTPKTPLQSARSDASEKGHRKVLETRRSLVLQLFAEHGNFPTAQATMAFQSKHSDVFPRKQDLQLKIREVRQKLLGQASCTPHSAGPNTPSDSNSSSTTLSASSTSLNMQATSAADVFQYY
- the LOC122621950 gene encoding putative transcription factor capicua isoform X3 — translated: MLSAANATATATHGAAAVAIAAAETYVITNKQQQHQHQQQQQAFVVAANKMVIPATGATIAGIPTATTTAAAESTAAQQDQQQQQHVLFQPHLQTTSATAATSTPQQQQPPQPRQHPKKRKFDPAELDKTEQHPQQQHQQQVSLQKQQKPADTSGNSDGLANGNQQHRMIVSCGAGAGNKSSSSSNSNSSSDIKQQQQRIIIASPQHASGSTYKQHVASGNNSHAATINHQQRTHTPTTAVYYQQQQQQQQLQQQPQRFSFNSNNQQHVQEQHQQQQQPSLLDLSEWNNTRVLAKIQNNYAPGVIRHAQEASPDSILVEFDSTDLGLLLYTDVLHQGRNHVILDASPPMADITLDARVCVRQRVEGRGSGSFVYVEGIITDINQNTKQYSVQLIGDEMPTTKVVRRADLRLLQPPWWDELNELTMTGGASASASSAKRKVSAAGAGAGAAACEAMAVPSGNIVYPKAATGTPLTFVATRYDGKLPTAPPTTSHQQAQQQLVKQEEYYRTTATSPFQTRPPIAGPSHGSEQVVQATQSHPQQYNGLADIVISTCSNGQHLKMQQQQQQQSSRGYDDYDSDDELKRVGIGYSPAAGDLDTEKMSACSKRSSMQSRGSTSSLLDQRLTPRSHPATPRSQATTPHRFKKGDIVESESGVRKKYNGKQWRRLCMLCTKESQRRGYCSRHLNQKGNNSALPSSTGPGRLLSDSRSSSKTQIDEDTSRDSETSPNYRVKGRYDQEETDAAVMLVSLSSSRSATPSYTSPVNHAGASPLNAIAHSPVNVSATHRQNFFTPIANQSQQQQQQPVAVPLDSKWKTTPSPVLYNANNNSSSNNNTSSNNNTSNNNNNDWEVGSNSNTHVAATAPATSTVRAQPLPPQTTPVSLVMHAPPQQHPLHQHHHHQPPPPPPASLPAPSAPATSGSSSSHNNVGHATSVIRISSSQQQHQQQQQQSHPHVVVSGGQTFHPVIVDATQLSVPLPPTTVSFHQPNTPTSTAASIASMGQDKMLPKNGYNAPWYKILPHMTPMSKASPAPVTPTLTTSAGSYNVVMMQQQQHQQLQQQQQQQQSPPQMPLNHNNNHLIVPAPLSSPGKPLNCSMNDAKAAAAAAAAVANQRQQQQQEEPDDQLDDDVFEATTPVISANSKKPTAAMRLPTHNSNIRKLEECHDASDGTAGAPATSAAKRRSQSLSALQQQQQQQQQAGAAGTAAGQPANKKIRRPMNAFMIFSKKHRKMVHKKHPNQDNRTVSKILGEWWYALKPEQKAQYHELASSVKDAHFKLHPEWKWCSKDRRKSSTSTATPGGKAGGAAGTGDAKQRLVSVDGSDSLEHDMCPSTPGGSGSCGGQGMSSDLQGDIIPLTIDNYNSTCDEAPTTISMKGNGKLMKNELPSDEDEHMLVVEEEPQQPVKKLDLHCRERVNDSEMDDTPFDYRKQQPEANQRSAEEHNTSGANGQAISAPPLNGGEREITLKPKAIKAHPVLESNMLPYTQMSIYTQYTSPKNPIGVTPFQPTGGAFKSMPISPKGSGGKPEDAGSLQPHIKQEDIKQEPPSPYKLNNGSGSSAGGGVVSAPPPNSGSVGAIFNFNVPTATALSQKQFHYPMHHPHRSPTDLRAAHQACVPSSPAGMGLGHAANIATPPASAPAQIMGGGPASQKMFFAMSHPYTLLQRSHQPGTPSLEHLQLDAFAPGGYTLRNHNGLSSLPPPVSAQPTMLLHGYTPSHSAEPPARSPSYKSMPSTPKSATYLMSAPPERGMDGGMSGCASAAASGGDESDMDADGQQFILAPTPAQLGRAPLQRRKNQSQSKSESNVSFGGNLGTSNGQHISRKLHSPTMMESSSPIIGHVNSSNLSSALPTPTSSTTTPNSDEQLPLTPTTSSSNSHINQQPKSPMKGAPGSTAAALKKKNDEMNNSVLKQVDFEKKYKALPQFQPEDCQSPSAIAVPSSPRVYGTNYRKKNTAPPPVQKLMCEDDSIDEPASAPPTTTQRFFGPDFNNELKDERLAELESSDQTGRSPRTPKTPLQSARSDASEKGHRKVLETRRSLVLQLFAEHGNFPTAQATMAFQSKHSDVFPRKQDLQLKIREVRQKLLGQASCTPHSAGPNTPSDSNSSSTTLSASSTSLNMQATSAAGCHQQQHPALQPHPATKTTESDAKYK